The genomic stretch GGTGCCGCCGTCCCTGCAGGAGTGGTTGCCAGAGGGGCACTTAGCCCGGTTCATTGTCGGCTTGGTGGAGAACGAGCTGGATCTGACGTTGTTCTGCAAGTCGTACGCGAAGGCGAAGGGGCAGCCTCCGAATGATCCGCGGTTGATGTTGCGCATCCTGCTCCACGGGTACTGCACCGGGGTTCATTCCTCCCGTGCGATTAAACGGGCCTGCACCGACGTGGTGTCGTTTAGGTGGTTGTCGGCGCAGCAGGGACCGGACTTGCGATCCATGCCCCTTTCCATGAACGCCACCCGCTGCTTGCGCGAACGTGTTTCTGCAGGCCCTGGTACTGTGCCAGACCGCGGGCATGGTGGAGCTGGGCAAGGTCGCCCTGGACGGGAAGAAGGTACGAGCGAACGCTTCCAAGCACAAGACGATGTTCTACGCCCGGATAACGGAGAAGCAGAAGGTCTTGGCCCAGCAAATCAGTGAGCTGTTGGCCGCAGCTAAGACCGTCGATGCAGATGAGGACGCGAAGTTCTCCTCCTGCATGCGCGGGACGAGCTTGCCACCACGGAACGCCGGGCTGCGGCGATGGCCGCCACCTGGGCTTCAGCGGAACACGAGATCAAAAGCGAAGCATCACGAGCTCCATCAGCAGGAGGGACCTGGCCCTAGGCCAGCCCCGGCCCTTGAGCATATTGTCTAACCGTCGTCCAACAATATTTTCCCTGCAATGAGTGTTGGAACATCAAGAGCAGGTTGCCAGTCCAGGTCGTGGTCCGCTACGCGACCAGGCGGGACGCCGTTTCTGTCAGTAATCAATTCGCCGATAGGGACAATGTGCGGATAGATTACATTCCCGTGACCGTTCTATCATCCTCGCGCTGGCCCCGTTCCACCTCACGTTCTGCCGGAGCGCCCTCACCGCGCCGTCTAATGCTGTCCCTTCTGGCGTCCTACATAATGCTGTATGCCACCTACTCGGCACTTATAGCAGTGTTCCTGCCGCTGCAAGTTGAGGCGATTGATCCCGGCCGCAAGGTGGCCAATCTGGCGTTGGTTACTTCGCTATCAGCGGCGGCCACCGTCTTAGTGCAGCCGGTGATCGGTCTGTTCTCGGATCGTACAGTGAGCAGACTGGGCCGACGAGCTCCGTGGATGCTTGCCGGTACTTTGGCTGCTGTGCTGTGCATGGCTGGCTTGGCTTCTGTAACGACGCTTGCCTGGATCTGCATTTTCTGGATTCTGGTACAGGTTTTTCTGAATGTTGCCAATGGGCCCATGTCGGCCATAGTTGTCGACAGGATCTCTGCTGCCCGGCGGGGAACAGCATCCGGCTTCGTCGGGGCAGGCTTCCTGCTTGGCACTGCAGGTGGGGCTGTGCTGGCCGGTGCTCTTGCAAGTACCCCAAAATACGGCTACTTCATTATCGGGACACTTCTGCTCGCTGTCGTCGCGGGTTTTGTCCGGCTGAATCCAGACAAAACGGTTCCCCTGCTGCAACAGAAGAAGATTAGCCGGCGAATATCGATCAGGAGCTGGATCAGTCCCTTCCAAAGCCCGGATTTTGTTTGGGTTTTCGCCGCGCGCTTTCTGATGATCCTGGCCTTCCACAGCGTCACTGGATACATGCTCTACATTCTCCAAGAACACATCCAGGTTCCGAGCGGTCAGGC from Arthrobacter stackebrandtii encodes the following:
- a CDS encoding transposase yields the protein MLVPPSLQEWLPEGHLARFIVGLVENELDLTLFCKSYAKAKGQPPNDPRLMLRILLHGYCTGVHSSRAIKRACTDVVSFRWLSAQQGPDLRSMPLSMNATRCLRERVSAGPGTVPDRGHGGAGQGRPGREEGTSERFQAQDDVLRPDNGEAEGLGPANQ
- a CDS encoding MFS transporter codes for the protein MLYATYSALIAVFLPLQVEAIDPGRKVANLALVTSLSAAATVLVQPVIGLFSDRTVSRLGRRAPWMLAGTLAAVLCMAGLASVTTLAWICIFWILVQVFLNVANGPMSAIVVDRISAARRGTASGFVGAGFLLGTAGGAVLAGALASTPKYGYFIIGTLLLAVVAGFVRLNPDKTVPLLQQKKISRRISIRSWISPFQSPDFVWVFAARFLMILAFHSVTGYMLYILQEHIQVPSGQAPRLVGSLLAAQLGAALLTILAGGWLSDRLKKRKVLVAVASAIMAGAMTIPLAFPTVPGMFLFATVFGFGYGVYTSVDKALMTLVIPDSAGAAAKDLGILNIATNIPQMMAPGLAWFLISYMGGYSSLFVVGGALSLLAAMAILRVKSVD